A window of the Equus przewalskii isolate Varuska chromosome 10, EquPr2, whole genome shotgun sequence genome harbors these coding sequences:
- the AOC3 gene encoding amine oxidase [copper-containing] 3, whose product MNQKTTLVLLALAVITIFALVCVLLAGRGRDGGEVSPPPHCPSISPSAQPWTHPGQSQLFADLSREELTAVMSFLTQQLGPGLVDAAQARPSDNCVFSVELQLPPKAAALAHLDRGSPPPAREALAIVFFGGQPQPNVSELVVGPLPRPSYMRDVTVERHGGPLPYYRRPMSIREYLDIDQMIFDRELPKAAGLLHHCCFYKHQERNLATMPTAPSGLQSGDRATWFGLYYNISGAGFYLHPVGLELLVDHKALDPARWTIRKVFFQGRYYESLAQLEDQFEAGLVNVVLVPDNGTGGSWSLKSQVPPGPAPPLQVHPEGPRFSVQGNRVVSSLWTFSFGLGAYSGPRIFDIRFRGERLAYEISLQEASAVYGGNSPASMLTRYMDGSYGMGKFSTPLTRGVDCPYLATYMDWHFLLESQEPKTIHDAFCVFEQNQGLPLRRHHSDFSSHYFGGLVETVLVVRSVSTLLNYDYVWDMVFHSSGAIEVKFHATGYISSAFLFGTARRYGNQVGEHTLGTIHTHSAHFKVDLDVGGLENWVWAEDMAFDLTSVPWSPEHQIQRMRVTRKLLETEEQAAFPLGGTHPRYLYLASNHSNKWGHPRGYRIQMLSFAGEPLPRNSSMERAFSWGRYQLAVTQRKEEEPRSTSIFNQNDPWTPTVDFTDFINNETIAGKDLVAWVTAGFLHIPHAEDVPNTVTVGNGVGFFLRPYNFFDQDPSFDSADAVYFRGDQDAGACEVNHLACLPEAAACVPNLPAFSHGGFSRN is encoded by the exons ATGAACCAGAAGACCACCCTGGTGCTCCTTGCTCTGGCTGTCATCACCATCTTTGCTTTGGTGTGTGTCTTGCTAGCTGGCAGGGGAAGAGATGGGGGTGAAGTCAGCCCacctccccactgcccctctATATCTCCCAGTGCCCAGCCCTGGACACACCCTGGCCAGAGCCAGCTGTTTGCAGACCTGAGCCGAGAGGAGTTGACGGCCGTGATGAGCTTTCTGACCCAGcagctggggcctggcctggtggatGCTGCCCAGGCCCGCCCCTCAGACAACTGCGTCTTCTCGGTAGAGCTGCAGCTACCCCCCAaggctgcagccctggcccaCCTGGACAGGGGAAGTCCCCCGCCTGCCCGAGAGGCACTGGCCATCGTCTTCTTTGGCGGACAACCCCAGCCCAATGTGAGTGAGCTGGTGGTGGGACCGCTCCCACGTCCCTCCTACATGCGGGATGTGACTGTGGAGCGTCACGGGGGCCCCCTGCCCTATTACCGACGCCCCATGTCGATCCGAGAGTACCTGGACATAGACCAGATGATCTTTGACAGAGAGCTGCCCAAGGCTGCTGGTCTCCTCCACCACTGTTGCTTCTACAAACACCAAGAACGGAACCTGGCGACGATGCCCACAGCCCCAAGTGGTCTGCAATCAGGAGACCGGGCCACCTGGTTTGGCCTCTACTACAACATCTCAGGAGCTGGGTTTTACCTGCACCCTGTAGGGTTGGAGCTGCTGGTAGACCACAAGGCTCTGGACCCTGCCCGCTGGACCATCCGGAAGGTGTTCTTTCAAGGCCGCTACTATGAGAGTCTGGCCCAGCTGGAGGACCAGtttgaggctggcctggtgaaTGTGGTGCTGGTCCCAGACAATGGCACAGGTGGGTCCTGGTCCCTGAAGTCCCAGGTGCCCCCGGGTCCGGCTCCCCCTCTGCAAGTCCATCCTGAGGGTCCCCGCTTCAGTGTCCAGGGGAACCGAGTGGTCTCCTCATTGTGGACTTTCTCCTTTGGCCTGGGAGCTTACAGCGGCCCAAGGATCTTTGACATCCGTTTTCGGGGAGAACGACTAGCTTATGAGATTAGCCTCCAGGAGGCCTCGGCCGTCTATGGTGGAAATTCGCCAGCATCAATGCTGACCCGCTATATGGATGGCAGCTATGGCATGGGCAAGTTCTCCACTCCCCTGACCCGTGGGGTGGACTGCCCCTACCTGGCTACCTACATGGACTGGCACTTCCTTTTGGAGTCCCAAGAACCCAAGACAATACATGACGCCTTTTGTGTGTTTGAACAGAATCAGGGCCTCCCCCTGAGGCGACACCACTCAGATTTCAGCTCCCACTATTTTGGGGGCCTTGTAGAGACAGTGCTGGTCGTCAGATCTGTGTCTACCTTGCTCAACTATGATTATGTGTGGGATATGGTGTTCCACTCCAGTGGGGCCATAGAAGTCAAATTCCACGCTACGGGCTACATCAGCTCAGCATTCCTTTTTGGTACTGCCCGAAGGTACGGGAACCAGGTTGGAGAGCACACGCTGGGCACCATTCACACCCACAGCGCCCATTTCAAGGTGGATCTGGATGTAGGAG GACTGGAGAACTGGGTCTGGGCTGAGGACATGGCCTTTGACCTAACCTCAGTACCCTGGAGCCCTGAGCACCAGATACAGAGGATGCGGGTGACCCGGAAGCTGCTGGAGACAGAGGAGCAGGCCGCCTTCCCCCTGGGAGGCACCCACCCTCGCTACCTGTACCTGGCCAGCAACCATAGCAACAAGTGGGGTCACCCAAGGGGCTATCGTATCCAGATGCTCAGCTTTGCTGGGGAGCCGCTGCCCCGGAACAGCTCCATGGAGAGAGCCTTCAGCTGGGGCAG GTACCAGCTGGCTGTGACCCAGCGGAAGGAGGAAGAGCCCAGAAGTACCAGCATCTTTAATCAGAACGATCCTTGGACCCCCACTGTGGATTTTACTGACTTCATCAACAATGAGACCATTGCTGGAAAG GACTTGGTGGCCTGGGTGACGGCTGGTTTCCTGCACATCCCACATGCAGAGGACGTTCCCAACACGGTGACCGTGGGGAACGGTGTGGGCTTCTTCCTTCGACCCTATAACTTCTTTGACCAGGACCCCTCGTTCGATTCTGCTGATGCCGTCTACTTCCGGGGGGACCAGGATGCTGGAGCCTGTGAGGTCAACCACCTAGCTTGCCTCCCTGAGGCTGCTGCCTGTGTCCCCaacctccctgccttctcccatGGGGGCTTCTCTCGCAACTAG
- the AOC2 gene encoding amine oxidase [copper-containing] 2 isoform X1, giving the protein MNLKVVLVFLALSLITIFALTYVLLTSQGASSQPPRCPSVSHSAQSWTHPGQSQLFADLSREELMAVMSFLTQQLGPGLVDAAQARPSDNCVFSVELQLPPKAAALAHLDRGSPPPAREALAIVFFGGQPQPNVSELVVGPLPRPSYMRDVTVERHGGSLPYHRRPLLGTEFAQMEKHLKEVELPKAPVFLASVFNYNGSTLAFLHATPRGLRSGDRATWIALHHNISGVGIFLHPVGLELLLDHRALDPAHWAVQQVFYLGRYYADLSQLEWEFKAGRLEVVRVPLPLPNGASSLRSRISPGPLPPLHFSPQGSQYRVQGNLVVSSLWAFTFGHGVFSGMRIFDIRFKGERVAYEVSVQECVSVYGADSPKTMLTRYLDSSYGLGSHSRGLVRGVDCPYQSTMVDIHVLVGKGAVQLLPGAVCVFEEAQGLPLRRHHNHIESHFYGGLAGSALVVRSVSSVGNYDYIWDFVLHPNGALEGRVHATGYVNTAFLSGGEESLLFGNRVGERVLGAVHTHAFHFKLDLDVAGLKNWVVAEDVVFKPVAAPWSPEHQLQRPQLTRQVLGREDLTAFSLQSPLPRYLYLASNQTNAWGHQRGYRIQIHSPLGIHMPLESDMERALSWGRYQLVVTRRKEEESQSSSIYYQNDIWTPTMAFADFINNETLLGEDLVAWVTASFLHIPHAEDVPNTVTVGNRVGFLLRPYNFFDEDPSIFSPGSIYFEKGQDAGLCSVNPVACIPHLAACVPDLPPFSYQDF; this is encoded by the exons ATGAATCTCAAGGTAGTCCTCGTGTTCCTGGCGCTGTCCCTCATTACCATCTTTGCCCTGACCTATGTCTTGCTGACCAGCCAAGGTGCCTCCAGCCAGCCTCCTCGCTGCCCCTCTGTATCCCACAGTGCCCAGTCCTGGACACACCCTGGCCAGAGCCAGCTGTTTGCAGACCTGAGCCGAGAGGAGCTGATGGCTGTGATGAGCTTTCTGACCCAGcagctggggcctggcctggtggatGCTGCCCAGGCCCGCCCCTCGGACAACTGCGTCTTCTCAGTGGAGCTGCAGCTACCCCCCAaggctgcagccctggcccaCCTGGACAGGGGAAGTCCCCCGCCTGCCCGAGAGGCACTGGCCATCGTCTTCTTTGGCGGACAACCCCAGCCCAATGTGAGTGAGCTGGTGGTGGGACCGCTCCCACGTCCCTCCTACATGCGGGATGTAACAGTAGAGCGTCATGGGGGCTCCCTGCCCTATCACCGACGTCCCTTGCTGGGAACTGAGTTTGCCCAGATGGAGAAACATTTGAAAGAGGTGGAGCTACCCAAGGCACCAGTCTTCCTGGCTTCTGTCTTCAACTACAATGGCTCCACTTTGGCATTTTTGCACGCCACCCCTAGGGGCTTACGCTCAGGGGACCGTGCTACCTGGATAGCCCTCCACCATAACATCTCAGGTGTTGGGATTTTCCTTCACCCAGTGGGGCTGGAGCTACTGCTGGACCACAGGGCCCTGGACCCTGCCCACTGGGCTGTCCAGCAGGTCTTCTACCTTGGGCGCTACTATGCAGACTTGAGCCAGTTGGAATGGGAGTTTAAGGCTGGCCGGCTGGAAGTGGTTAGAGTTCCTCTACCCCTGCCAAATGGGGCTTCATCCCTGAGATCCCGGATCTCCCCAGGTCCTCTTCCCCCTCTTCACTTCTCACCCCAAGGCTCCCAATACAGAGTACAAGGGAACCTGGTGGTATCCTCTCTCTGGGCATTTACCTTTGGCCATGGGGTGTTCAGTGGCATGAGGATTTTTGATATTCGGTTCAAGGGTGAGCGGGTGGCCTATGAAGTCAGTGTCCAGGAGTGTGTATCTGTCTATGGTGCCGATTCACCCAAGACAATGTTGACCCGATATTTGGATAGCAGCTATGGACTTGGCAGTCACAGCCGGGGCTTGGTGCGTGGAGTGGACTGCCCCTATCAGTCTACAATGGTGGACATCCACGTATTAGTGGGCAAAGGGGCAGTCCAGCTACTCCCGGGGGCTGTGTGTGTATTTGAGGAGGCCCAGGGACTCCCCCTTCGAAGGCACCACAATCACATAGAGAGTCATTTCTATGGTGGTTTGGCTGGCTCGGCCCTTGTAGTGAGGTCTGTGTCATCTGTAGGCAATTATGACTACATTTGGGACTTTGTATTGCACCCAAATGGGGCGCTTGAAGGGCGGGTCCATGCCACGGGCTACGTCAATACAGCTTTCCTGAGTGGGGGAGAGGAAAGCCTCCTCTTTGGGAACCGTGTGGGAGAACGAGTGCTGGGGGCAGTGCACACGCATGCCTTCCACTTCAAGCTGGACCTGGATGTGGCAG GGCTGAAAAACTGGGTGGTAGCGGAAGACGTGGTGTTTAAACCTGTGGCAGCCCCTTGGAGTCCGGAGCACCAACTGCAGCGCCCACAGCTGACTCGGCAGGTCCTGGGAAGGGAGGACCTGACAGCGTTTTCCTTGCAAAGCCCCCTTCCCCGCTACCTTTACCTGGCTAGCAACCAGACTAATGCCTGGGGTCACCAGCGCGGGTATCGAATCCAGATCCACAGCCCCCTCGGCATACACATGCCCCTGGAGAGCGACATGGAAAGGGCCCTCAgctgggggag ATACCAGCTCGTGGTGACccggaggaaggaggaggagtcaCAGAGCAGCAGCATCTATTACCAGAATGACATCTGGACCCCCACTATGGCCTTTGCTGACTTCATCAACAATGAGACTCTCTTAGGAGAG GACCTGGTGGCTTGGGTTACGGCCAGCTTCCTGCACATCCCCCACGCTGAGGATGTCCCCAACACAGTGACTGTGGGGAACAGAGTTGGCTTCTTGCTCCGGCCCTATAACTTCTTTGATGAAGATCCCTCCATCTTCTCCCCTGGCAGCATCTACTTTGAGAAGGGCCAGGATGCTGGGCTCTGCAGTGTCAACCCTGTGGCCTGCATCCCTCACCTGGCAGCCTGTGTCCCGGACCTGCCCCCTTTCTCTTACCAAGACTTTTAG
- the AOC2 gene encoding amine oxidase [copper-containing] 2 isoform X2, whose translation MWKGKLVGLSFQLSIHHESQGSPRVPGAVPHYHLCPDLCLADQPRCLQPASSLPLCIPQCPVLDTPWPEPAVCRPEPRGADGCDELSDPAAGAWPGGCCPGPPLGQLRLLSGAAATPQGCSPGPPGQGKSPACPRGTGHRLLWRTTPAQWLKNWVVAEDVVFKPVAAPWSPEHQLQRPQLTRQVLGREDLTAFSLQSPLPRYLYLASNQTNAWGHQRGYRIQIHSPLGIHMPLESDMERALSWGRYQLVVTRRKEEESQSSSIYYQNDIWTPTMAFADFINNETLLGEDLVAWVTASFLHIPHAEDVPNTVTVGNRVGFLLRPYNFFDEDPSIFSPGSIYFEKGQDAGLCSVNPVACIPHLAACVPDLPPFSYQDF comes from the exons ATGTGGAAGGGGAAGCTGGTAGGACTCTCATTTCAGCTCAGCATTCACCATGAATCTCAAGGTAGTCCTCGTGTTCCTGGCGCTGTCCCTCATTACCATCTTTGCCCTGACCTATGTCTTGCTGACCAGCCAAGGTGCCTCCAGCCAGCCTCCTCGCTGCCCCTCTGTATCCCACAGTGCCCAGTCCTGGACACACCCTGGCCAGAGCCAGCTGTTTGCAGACCTGAGCCGAGAGGAGCTGATGGCTGTGATGAGCTTTCTGACCCAGcagctggggcctggcctggtggatGCTGCCCAGGCCCGCCCCTCGGACAACTGCGTCTTCTCAGTGGAGCTGCAGCTACCCCCCAaggctgcagccctggcccaCCTGGACAGGGGAAGTCCCCCGCCTGCCCGAGAGGCACTGGCCATCGTCTTCTTTGGCGGACAACCCCAGCCCAAT GGCTGAAAAACTGGGTGGTAGCGGAAGACGTGGTGTTTAAACCTGTGGCAGCCCCTTGGAGTCCGGAGCACCAACTGCAGCGCCCACAGCTGACTCGGCAGGTCCTGGGAAGGGAGGACCTGACAGCGTTTTCCTTGCAAAGCCCCCTTCCCCGCTACCTTTACCTGGCTAGCAACCAGACTAATGCCTGGGGTCACCAGCGCGGGTATCGAATCCAGATCCACAGCCCCCTCGGCATACACATGCCCCTGGAGAGCGACATGGAAAGGGCCCTCAgctgggggag ATACCAGCTCGTGGTGACccggaggaaggaggaggagtcaCAGAGCAGCAGCATCTATTACCAGAATGACATCTGGACCCCCACTATGGCCTTTGCTGACTTCATCAACAATGAGACTCTCTTAGGAGAG GACCTGGTGGCTTGGGTTACGGCCAGCTTCCTGCACATCCCCCACGCTGAGGATGTCCCCAACACAGTGACTGTGGGGAACAGAGTTGGCTTCTTGCTCCGGCCCTATAACTTCTTTGATGAAGATCCCTCCATCTTCTCCCCTGGCAGCATCTACTTTGAGAAGGGCCAGGATGCTGGGCTCTGCAGTGTCAACCCTGTGGCCTGCATCCCTCACCTGGCAGCCTGTGTCCCGGACCTGCCCCCTTTCTCTTACCAAGACTTTTAG